One region of Sebastes fasciatus isolate fSebFas1 chromosome 1, fSebFas1.pri, whole genome shotgun sequence genomic DNA includes:
- the rbm6 gene encoding RNA-binding protein 5, protein MWDGPGQGPRGGPPFRGDHRGERFGGGRDRPMPDYRGRDGMNMGQMGPRPLDLPPMDMRRMDGPPMRGRDMDPRDMRDREQNRDFCRPGEEPDFSPRRHYEVSIRDKLNSSGFPGPGRNSGDMGGRGMPPREPNSRFTDMRDRESFHYDMPPFNHPNVDGRRGLPVDRMERNDGFRDMRDRPSMDTGDCDGYDMDLLPRERRLMDTDRRGGPPLNPRGGFDSDMDFRNRPSAEFRGRDRSPLRFGNSDVPPVDRSRSDMPSDVAGPQRSAFRGAEDAPREREYTDSSGSPLMDYRCGEEMTLAEEWKNRRKDKSPFIEMGKGMGGPPKPGFPVGFGRDVNVRDPPPFQERDRPSVDFPGKDVGFPHGDHFPPMNLPSIASKAPQDHPRQEISPLTGPLGRENESEHWLGERNPKHSQNKSNRDERLPYHQEKNQPSHMIQEPNDCFKGLKDIPHNQGPARGKMGAERDFQSSSSTVQTRDQDYRDIDYRTGSGRVFDYKHETLQAPEKLIKESKPIAPSKFSESVSQDQDYRNASVEDKVSNTISIIGIPKTATMEQILGAFAVRDGVPMQGMKIKNVVPGYSYDTAYVEFLNLEDAVHFMESNKGSLKVGTRTTSMKYIQPDERERSVHESDHKVPQLNKEPQLPKPDEPLEELKTNLNGSKPKDPIEPLSHSQWQRSSDLTPEAWQQQVDQQLQQQETEQQQAESWGNRNHPHHGSHQSDSVFRDSKTMIIKNVKPTTTVENILKCLDPFAYLDERNVRLVKAKPPGAKCFCFVDMDSHEQVTRLVELLTKPRPLYIDGVRVYAEVAKPLKNQNFRRDFDKPNSSILGHPPESSMMGQQQYPQPPQHLQPLQPPAGAPAGMQGDMMTSITNPAPSSDPSMGQGVGYGEPPAMDPSYQAGGPRVPPCETAGMPVAADGSQPYIYGSEIPDMTNYLYDSTSGFYYDPETTLYYDPASRYFYNAVTQEYMYWDAASKTYIPVPGGNPAATQPMIMTAEDQAILSNPAADAPLEMKKSLEPSDTAAAPALVPVPDAGSAPEPAPTSSAAAERKDDDDSKKDKDKDNDKPKSLAAVKIMKDMERWAKIQNRQKDSVRSASPVIIGQRIVMDHDSRQSKSADAGFAIFERKISGADDLFKKPLAPPKKDDKSKRPMGSLGMLASDYAAGSDEEVEEDKDDGAKGSQGGQSEDKDTKLTDWKKMACLLCRRQFPNKDALIRHQQLSDLHKQNMEIHLKIKRSKKELEALENQEKELNSKEPSGAPEAKKRKHHQQPQHHGWAGGSREMNKVSDRPGLGAEPAPPRKKKEPVVWDHATYKQAVRKAMFARFKELE, encoded by the exons ATGTGGGATGGACCAGGGCAAGGACCACGGGGAGGACCACCCTTTCG tGGTGATCATCGTGGAGAAAGGTTTGGTGGCGGCAGAGATCGTCCCATGCCTGATTATAGAGGTAGAGATGGGATGAACATGGGTCAGATGGGCCCAAGACCTCTAGATCTGCCACCTATGGACATGAGAAGGATGGATGGGCCACCCATGAGGGGGCGCGATATGGACCCTCGTGATATGCGAGATAGAGAGCAAAACAGAGATTTTTGCCGACCTGGAGAAGAGCCAGACTTCAGTCCTAGAAGACACTATGAAGTTTCCATCAGAGACAAACTGAATTCTTCTGGTTTCCCGGGACCCGGCAGGAACTCGGGAGACATGGGAGGGAGGGGTATGCCACCACGGGAACCAAACAGCAGATTTACGGacatgagagacagagagtcatTTCATTATGACATGCCACCGTTCAACCATCCCAATGTTGATGGAAGAAGAGGGTTACCCGTGGACCGAATGGAGCGAAATGATGGATTTAGGGACATGCGAGACAGGCCCTCAATGGACACAGGTGACTGTGATGGCTATGATATGGACTTGCTGCCACGTGAAAGGAGACTGATGGACACTGACCGAAGAGGAGGGCCACCTCTCAATCCAAGAGGTGGATTTGATTCAGATATGGATTTCAGAAATCGTCCATCAGCTGAATTTAGAGGTAGGGATCGATCTCCCTTAAGATTTGGAAACAGTGATGTCCCTCCAGTGGACAGGTCAAGATCAGACATGCCTTCAGATGTTGCTGGCCCTCAACGATCAGCGTTTAGGGGTGCAGAAGACgcacccagagagagagaatatacaGATTCAAGTGGCAGCCCCCTTATGGATTATCGATGTGGTGAAGAGATGACTCTTGCAGAGGAATGGAAGAACCGTCGAAAGGACAAGAGTCCTTTCATAGAAATGGGTAAAGGTATGGGAGGTCCACCCAAACCTGGCTTCCCTGTAGGTTTTGGCAGAGATGTGAATGTTAGAGATCCACCACCATTTCAGGAAAGGGATAGGCCATCTGTTGATTTCCCGGGGAAAGATGTTGGCTTTCCTCATGGTGACCACTTTCCTCCTATGAATCTACCATCAATTGCCAGCAAAGCTCCACAAGACCATCCACGCCAGGAAATAAGTCCCCTAACCGGCCCTCTtgggagagaaaatgagagTGAACATTGGCTTGGAGAAAGAAACCCAAAGCATAGCCAGAATAAATCAAATCGTGACGAAAGGCTCCCTTACCATCAAGAGAAGAATCAGCCCTCACATATGATTCAGGAGCCAAATGATTGTTTTAAAGGGCTGAAAGATATCCCACACAATCAAGGACCTGCCAGGGGTAAGATGGGGGCAGAACGTGATTtccaaagcagcagcagcactgtacAGACGAGAGACCAGGACTACCGGGACATCGATTACAGAACAGGGTCCGGGAGGGTTTTCGATTACAAGCACGAGACGCTTCAGGCACCAGAGAAACTCATCAAGGAGTCTAAACCAATCGCACCGTCGAAATTTAGTGAGTCTGTTTCTCAG GATCAAGATTACAGGAATGCATCAGTGGAGGACAAAGTTTCCAATACAATATCCATAATTGGTATTCCAAAGACTGCCACAATGGAGCAG ATTCTTGGTGCCTTTGCAGTCCGTGATGGTGTGCCAATGCAGGGGATGAAAATCAAGAATGTGGTGCCAG GTTACAGCTACGATACGGCCTATGTGGAGTTTTTAAACCTCGAGGATGCAGTCCACTTCATGGAGTCCAACAAG GGATCCCTAAAGGTTGGCACTAGAACGACATCCATGAAGTACATTCAGCCAGACGAGCGGGAAAGAAGTGTTCAT GAATCAGATCACAAAGTACCTCAACTCAACAAGGAGCCCCAGTTGCCAAAACCAGATGAGCCTTTAGAGGAGTTGAAGACCAACCTGAATGGGTCCAAACCAAAAGACCCCATTGAGCCCTTGTCCCACAGCCAGTGGCAGCGTAGCTCTGACCTGACTCCCGAGGCCTGGCAACAGCAGGTGGACCAACAGCTCCAACAGCAAGAaacggagcagcagcaggcagagtCTTGGGGCAACCGCAACCATCCTCATCACGGATCACACCAATCCGACTCCGTCTTTAGAGACAGCAAAA CcatgataataaaaaatgtgaagCCCACCACCACCGTAGAGAATATCTTGAAATGCTTGGATCCCTTTGCATATCTGGATGAAAGAAATGTTCGCCTGGTCAAGGCCAAGCCACCAGGAGCCAAGTGCTTCTGTTTTGTTGACATGGACTCCCATGAG CAAGTGACGCGTCTGGTTGAGCTCCTCACTAAACCCAGACCCCTTTATATTGATGGAGTCAGAGTTTACGCTGAGGTTGCAAAACCTCTGAAGAACCAAAA tTTCAGAAGAGACTTTGATAAACCAAACAGTTCCATCCTCGGGCATCCACCTGAGTCCAGCATGATGGGG cagcagcagtacccACAACCTCCACAGCACTTGCAACCTCTGCAGCCTCCCGCTGGTGCCCCCGCTGGAATGCAAG GTGATATGATGACAAGCATCACTAATCCTGCTCCGTCATCAGACCCCAGCATGGGACAG GGAGTAGGCTATGGTGAGCCTCCAGCTATGGATCCGTCGTACCAGGCTGGTGGACCCCGTGTGCCCCCGTGTGAAACAGCTGGAATGCCAGTCGCCGCAGATGGATCACAGCCATACATCTATG GCTCTGAGATTCCAGACATGACCAATTACTTGTACGATTCCACATCAGGCTTCTACTACGATCCTGAGACGACACTGTACTACGACCCTGCCTCCAGG TATTTCTACAATGCTGTAACCCAAGAGTACATGTACTGGGATGCTGCATCAAAGACCTACATCCCAGTTCCAGGAGGGAACCCTGCAGCGACCCAACCTATGATCATGACCGCTGAAGACCAGGCCATTCTTTCCAACCCGGCAGCAGATGCTCCTCTGGAAATGAAGAAATCATTGGAGCCTTCCGACACCGCAGCAGCTCCGGCACTAGTTCCCGTTCCTGATGCCGGCTCTGCTCCGGAGCCTGCCCCGACTTCTTCAGCAGCTGCTGAGAGGAAAGACGACGACGACTccaaaaaggacaaagacaaggaTAACGACAAGCCAAAAAGTCTTGCTGCTGTCAAG ATCATGAAAGACATGGAGCGCTGGGCAAAGATCCAGAATCGTCAAAAGGACAGTGTCCGCTCGGCATCACCGGTCATCATCGGTCAGCGGATTGTAATGGACCATGATAGCAGGCAATCCAAGTCGGCTGACGCTGGTTTCGCTATCTTTGAGAGGAAG ATATCGGGTGCAGATGATCTTTTTAAGAAGCCCCTTGCTCCTCCTAAGAAAGATGATAAGTCAAAG CGTCCAATGGGCTCCCTCGGTATGCTAGCGTCAGACTATGCAGCTGgaagtgatgaagaggtggAAGAAGATAAGGACGACGGAGCTAAAGGCAGTCAGGGCGGCCAGTCCGAAGACAAAGACACCAAGCTGACAGACTGGAAGAAGATGGCCTGCCTACTGTGTAGGAGACAGTTCCCCAACAAGGACGCTCTGATCCGCCACCAGCAGCTCTCCGACCTGCACAAA CAAAATATGGAGATCCACCTTAAGATTAAGAGGTCGAAGAAGGAGCTAGAGGCACTGGAGAACCAGGAAAAAGAA CTAAATTCCAAAGAACCTTCCGGGGCACCAGAagcgaaaaaaagaaaacaccatcAACAGCCGCAGCATCACGGTTGGGCTGGAGGCTCCAG GGAGATGAATAAAGTCAGCGATCGACCCGGTTTAGGAGCTGAACCTGCCCCG CCGAGGAAAAAGAAGGAGCCCGTCGTTTGGGACCACGCCACCTACAAACAAGCAGTACGCAAGGCCATGTTCGCACGGTTCAAGGAACTCGAGTGA
- the LOC141773345 gene encoding caM kinase-like vesicle-associated protein, with protein MPFGCLTLGQKKDYNNPSDVADKYDLGNVVKSEEFCEIFRAKDRNTLKMYTCKKFHKKDGRKVRKAAKNEIMILKMVKHHNILQLVDAFETKKEYFIFLELATGREVFDWILDQGYYSERDTSNVMRQVLEAVAYLHSLKIVHRNLKLENLVYFNRLKHSKIVISDFQLAKLENGLIKDPCGTPEYLAPEVVARQRYGRPVDCWAIGVTMYILLSGNPPFYDDADEDDDRDKNLFLKILSGDYEFDSPYWDDISDSAKNLVASLMEVDQDQRLTAQEAIAHEWISGNAASDKNIKDGVCAQIEKNFAKAKWKKAVRVTTLMKRLRANDQGESGASGLAEGAAADPNTPSGGAPAPPAGSGDGVAASIKAALSEKAPDTQTATVTALSLPSAARQEEQPQSRCNGDVPQMLPQRKGD; from the exons ATGCCATTTGGTTGTCTGACACTCGGGCAGAAGAAGGATTACAACAATCCTTCAGATGTGGCTGACAAATATGACCTTGGAAATGTTGTTAAATC AGAGGAGTTTTGTGAGATATTCCGGGCGAAGGATAGGAACACCTTGAAAATGTACACCTGTAAAAAGTTCCACAAAAAGGACGGAAGGAAAGTGAGGAAAGCTGCCAAGAATGAGATAATGATCTTAAAGAT GGTAAAACATCACAACATCCTCCAGCTGGTTGACGCTTTTGAAACGAAGAAAGAATACTTCATTTTTCTGGAGCT CGCTACAGGCAGAGAGGTGTTTGACTGGATCTTAGATCAAGGATACTACTCTGAGAGGGACACCAGCAACGTTATGAGGCAGGTGTTGGAAGCTGTAGCTTACCTGCACTCTCTGAAAATTGTCCACAGAAATCTTAAG CTGGAGAACTTGGTGTACTTTAATCGTTTGAAGCACTCCAAAATTGTTATCAGTGATTTCCAGCTGGCGAAACTGGAAAATGGACTCATTAAGGACCCATGTGGGACTCCAGAATATCTTG CTCCTGAGGTGGTCGCGAGGCAGAGATATGGGAGACCTGTGGACTGTTGGGCCATAGGTGTCaccatgtatatact TTTGTCTGGAAACCCTCCTTTCTATGACGAcgctgatgaagatgatgatcgTGATAAGAATCTTTTCCTAAAGATTTTGTCAGGGGACTACGAATTTGATTCACCATATTGGGATGACATTTCAGATTCTG ccAAAAACTTAGTGGCATCTTTGATGGAAGTGGACCAAGATCAGCGATTAACTGCACAGGAAGCTATTGCCCATGAATG GATTTCTGGAAATGCTGCCTCAGACAAGAACATCAAGGACGGCGTTTGTGCTCAAATAGAAAAGAACTTTGCCAAAGCCAAGTGGAAG AAAGCTGTTAGAGTGACCACCCTCATGAAGAGACTTCGAGCGAATGATCAGGGGGAATCTGGGGCCTCCGGTCTCGCTGAAGGGGCTGCAGCTGACCCCAACACGCCCAGCGGCGGCGCTCCTGCTCCTCCAGCTGGCAGCGGCGATGGTGTTGCTGCCAGCATAAAGGCTGCCCTTAGTGAAAAGGCTCCTGACACACAGACTGCCACCGTCACTGCACTCTCCCTGCCCAGTGCAGCCAGACAGGAGGAGCAGCCACAGTCGCGGTGCAACGGCGATGTTCCCCAAATGTTACCACAAAGAAAGGGAGACTAG